The Nitrospira tepida genome includes a window with the following:
- the bufB gene encoding MNIO family bufferin maturase, protein MTVLVSSPPIPAQAGIGLRSRHFREILKEPPPVAWMETHPENYFGDGGLPLRVLEQIRARYPLSFHGVGLSLGSTDPLDRGHLRRLKSLIDRFEPALVSEHLSWSSVDGRFLNELLPMPYTQESLNHVCARIDEVQNVLQGPLLIENITRYLTWRDSTIPEGEFIAETARRTGCGILLDLNNVYVNAVNFHLDPLKVLDAIPAETVWEIHLAGFDRFGRWLIDTHGEAVYPEVWGLFQWAIHRFGPRPTLIEWDTNMPPLSVLVEQAKQAEAILGGSHVAAS, encoded by the coding sequence ATGACGGTTCTCGTCTCATCGCCCCCGATTCCGGCCCAAGCCGGGATCGGGCTGCGGTCACGCCACTTTCGGGAAATCCTGAAGGAGCCCCCGCCGGTCGCCTGGATGGAAACCCATCCGGAAAACTATTTCGGGGACGGGGGCCTCCCGCTGCGCGTCCTTGAGCAGATCAGGGCCCGGTACCCATTAAGCTTTCACGGGGTGGGTCTGTCGTTGGGCTCCACCGATCCGCTTGATCGAGGCCATCTGCGAAGGCTCAAATCACTGATTGACCGTTTTGAGCCGGCTCTGGTCTCGGAACATCTCTCTTGGAGTTCCGTGGACGGTCGGTTCCTCAACGAGTTGCTCCCCATGCCCTATACCCAAGAGAGCCTGAATCATGTCTGTGCGCGGATCGACGAGGTCCAGAACGTCCTGCAAGGGCCCCTCCTGATCGAAAACATCACTCGGTATTTGACATGGCGTGATTCCACGATCCCGGAAGGTGAGTTCATAGCCGAGACAGCCAGGCGGACCGGCTGCGGGATTCTGCTTGATCTGAATAATGTCTACGTCAACGCGGTCAACTTTCACCTGGACCCGTTAAAGGTTTTGGATGCGATTCCGGCCGAGACGGTCTGGGAAATCCATCTGGCGGGGTTCGATCGTTTCGGGAGGTGGCTCATCGATACCCATGGCGAGGCGGTCTATCCCGAAGTCTGGGGACTCTTTCAGTGGGCGATTCATCGTTTCGGACCCCGCCCGACGTTGATCGAGTGGGATACCAACATGCCGCCGCTTTCCGTGCTGGTGGAGCAGGCCAAACAGGCGGAGGCGATTCTCGGAGGCAGCCATGTTGCGGCTTCATGA
- the bufA1 gene encoding BufA1 family periplasmic bufferin-type metallophore, translated as MNANTKKNAMMHSALLAALSLAGTQALAEPAKMPELPNGWEACGGVAKAGMNDCAIKTSLHSCVGMAKKDNEPDSYVFLPKGVCGKIANGKVLAITKQDFEEMKAKMMKKM; from the coding sequence ATGAATGCCAATACGAAGAAGAATGCCATGATGCACTCCGCGTTACTCGCGGCATTGAGCCTGGCAGGGACCCAGGCATTGGCCGAGCCGGCCAAGATGCCGGAATTGCCCAACGGTTGGGAGGCCTGCGGCGGCGTGGCCAAGGCCGGGATGAACGACTGCGCGATCAAGACCAGCCTCCATTCCTGCGTCGGCATGGCCAAGAAAGACAACGAGCCTGATTCGTATGTGTTTCTGCCGAAAGGTGTGTGCGGCAAGATCGCGAACGGCAAAGTGCTGGCCATCACCAAACAGGACTTCGAGGAGATGAAGGCGAAGATGATGAAGAAGATGTAG
- a CDS encoding YkvA family protein, which translates to MLESFKTCVHHLKRETYALYLAARHPRTPWYAKLFVAGVVAYAFSPIDLIPDFVPVLGYLDDLILIPLGIVVAIKLVPPEVLAECHARAQETAANGKPVSRVAAVVIIGIWVFLTALCALWAYEAFAVGHHRAEWKRL; encoded by the coding sequence ATGCTGGAAAGCTTCAAGACCTGCGTGCATCACCTCAAGCGGGAGACGTACGCCCTGTATTTGGCAGCTCGCCACCCACGCACGCCCTGGTACGCGAAGCTATTCGTTGCGGGCGTTGTCGCGTACGCGTTCAGCCCGATCGACCTGATTCCGGATTTCGTGCCCGTGTTGGGGTATCTCGATGATCTGATCCTGATTCCTCTCGGGATTGTCGTCGCCATAAAGCTCGTTCCGCCCGAGGTGCTGGCCGAGTGTCACGCACGCGCACAAGAAACTGCGGCGAACGGCAAGCCCGTGAGCCGAGTCGCCGCAGTGGTAATCATTGGCATTTGGGTGTTCCTGACGGCACTGTGCGCATTGTGGGCCTATGAGGCATTTGCGGTGGGCCATCATCGCGCAGAGTGGAAACGCCTGTGA
- a CDS encoding carboxymuconolactone decarboxylase family protein, giving the protein MKFQVHTKETAPEASRATLEGTAKKYGFLPNLFGVLAESPTAVQAYASINKALEQSALSPVEQQVVALTVSTTNDCAYCVGAHSTVAQMVRMPEDMLAALRDQRPLSDRKLNALRTLVLSIMRHRGWVPEDDLDRFVAEGYRERHLLDVLTIVALKTLSNYLNHIAQTPLDRQFASQAWRAKESCTGCLTA; this is encoded by the coding sequence ATGAAGTTTCAGGTCCATACGAAGGAGACGGCTCCAGAGGCGTCGCGCGCAACGCTCGAAGGCACCGCGAAGAAATACGGCTTTCTTCCCAACTTGTTCGGCGTACTCGCCGAGTCCCCGACGGCAGTGCAAGCCTATGCGTCGATCAACAAGGCCCTTGAACAGAGTGCGCTCTCTCCGGTCGAACAGCAGGTGGTGGCCCTCACGGTCAGCACCACGAACGACTGCGCCTACTGCGTGGGCGCCCACTCCACGGTGGCGCAAATGGTCCGCATGCCCGAGGACATGCTTGCAGCACTGCGGGATCAACGGCCGCTCTCCGACCGGAAGCTCAATGCACTCCGAACGTTGGTGCTGTCCATCATGCGCCATCGCGGCTGGGTGCCGGAGGATGATCTTGATCGCTTTGTCGCAGAGGGATACCGCGAGCGGCATCTCCTGGATGTTCTCACGATCGTCGCGCTCAAGACCTTGAGCAACTATCTGAATCACATCGCGCAGACGCCGCTCGATCGGCAGTTTGCGTCACAGGCCTGGCGCGCCAAGGAGAGTTGCACCGGTTGTCTGACGGCCTGA
- a CDS encoding tautomerase family protein, protein MERLSGYLSAEQKAELIRKVTDAIVSVEGEGLRPVTWVIIEGVPSRDWGVGGTPVTTEALKHMAVEGR, encoded by the coding sequence ATTGAAAGGCTCAGTGGGTATCTCAGCGCGGAGCAGAAGGCCGAACTCATTCGCAAGGTTACGGACGCGATCGTGTCGGTTGAAGGAGAAGGGTTGCGGCCCGTGACCTGGGTCATCATCGAAGGGGTCCCCTCAAGGGACTGGGGCGTCGGCGGGACCCCCGTCACAACCGAGGCGCTGAAGCACATGGCCGTGGAGGGCCGGTAA
- a CDS encoding CBS domain-containing protein: MRIHEVMSTGVVTGTSADHVRDIVVKMLCWHCGAIPIVNANHELLGVVTLRDVMLPMYPNWEPIRHDLSTAANDLRPSASFSARNNPGHPLLRDCNGSRFQRIHLRFCRACGLASDRTSFASSRTAISDRLLGDYIHDAVRSRDFLEMEQNDPEVLTKKAEEIMVRNPLTVSPETPILEAASYMGLKNLRRIPVVDRGTLVGMVSIGDIHRGLFFARGGWR, translated from the coding sequence ATGCGAATCCATGAAGTGATGTCCACCGGAGTGGTGACGGGGACGTCGGCGGACCACGTGCGGGACATCGTCGTCAAAATGTTGTGCTGGCATTGCGGCGCGATTCCGATCGTGAACGCCAATCACGAATTGCTCGGCGTCGTCACTCTGCGCGACGTGATGCTGCCGATGTACCCCAACTGGGAGCCTATCCGACATGACCTGTCTACTGCGGCGAACGATCTGCGGCCATCTGCGTCGTTCTCAGCCCGAAACAATCCGGGGCACCCATTGCTCCGGGATTGCAATGGGTCCCGATTCCAGCGAATACACCTGCGGTTTTGCCGGGCCTGCGGCCTCGCATCTGACCGCACCTCCTTTGCGTCGTCACGAACGGCAATATCGGACAGGCTCCTGGGCGACTACATTCATGATGCGGTGCGCAGCCGGGACTTTCTCGAGATGGAGCAGAACGATCCCGAGGTGCTGACGAAGAAGGCCGAAGAGATCATGGTCCGCAACCCGCTGACCGTCTCGCCGGAGACACCCATCCTTGAGGCCGCGTCGTATATGGGGCTCAAGAACTTGCGACGGATTCCGGTCGTGGATCGCGGCACGCTCGTCGGCATGGTCAGTATCGGTGACATCCACCGGGGACTCTTCTTTGCGCGCGGGGGCTGGAGGTGA
- a CDS encoding carboxymuconolactone decarboxylase family protein: protein MDRENEALFQELRRVSPTVTGGLLRMRQETYRDAAVAAKYKLLTAMAISIAIRCEPCIRAYVRMAVERDATQAEILEFLNVAMTMQGCPGEEWALKAYAAYKAAINERRPDQSVTCCVHDDPGGEVQTEVKDEDERL from the coding sequence ATGGATCGGGAAAACGAGGCTCTGTTTCAGGAGTTGCGTCGCGTCAGCCCGACCGTGACCGGCGGGCTCCTGCGCATGCGGCAGGAAACCTATCGTGATGCGGCGGTCGCGGCCAAGTATAAATTGCTCACTGCCATGGCCATCTCCATCGCGATTCGCTGCGAGCCCTGCATTCGGGCCTATGTCCGCATGGCGGTGGAACGAGATGCAACGCAAGCAGAAATCCTGGAATTTCTGAACGTGGCGATGACCATGCAAGGCTGTCCTGGCGAGGAATGGGCACTCAAGGCCTACGCTGCGTACAAGGCAGCCATCAATGAGCGGCGACCGGATCAGTCTGTCACCTGCTGTGTCCACGATGACCCCGGCGGTGAGGTACAAACGGAGGTGAAGGATGAGGACGAGAGGCTATAG
- a CDS encoding heavy metal-responsive transcriptional regulator codes for MTSGLTIGQLAKAAGVNVQTLRYYERRRLLQPTDRRPSGYRLYANDALQRLRFIKNAQALGFTLKEIVELLDLEVRSTARCGEVQRRAEAKLAHVKVKVRDLQALARALGGLIRACRAGRPTAECAILKSLKERKGQSGLP; via the coding sequence ATGACTTCCGGACTGACAATCGGACAGTTGGCCAAGGCGGCCGGGGTGAATGTCCAGACCCTCCGCTATTACGAGCGGCGCAGGCTGCTTCAACCGACAGACCGCAGACCGTCCGGATACCGGTTGTACGCGAATGATGCGCTTCAGCGCCTTCGGTTTATCAAGAATGCCCAAGCCTTGGGTTTCACGCTGAAGGAAATCGTCGAATTGCTGGACCTGGAAGTGCGATCAACCGCTCGCTGCGGCGAGGTCCAACGGAGAGCGGAAGCCAAATTAGCCCACGTGAAGGTCAAGGTTCGAGATCTCCAAGCTCTGGCGCGGGCGCTCGGCGGCTTAATCCGCGCGTGCCGAGCCGGTCGCCCCACCGCGGAGTGCGCGATCTTGAAGAGCTTGAAGGAACGGAAAGGCCAGTCGGGCCTGCCATGA
- a CDS encoding methyltransferase domain-containing protein has protein sequence MPTDEITQQVSARYARAAAAGEPMCCPTGYDFADLKTFIPEEVLNISYGCGTPAGLKTVAPGETVLDIGSGGGIDCFEASRLVGPSGRVIGLDMTDTMLDIARRNAPIVAANLGYPAPNVEFRKGLADAMPVGDDTIDLVISNCVINLTPDKRKVFGEMFRVVRPGGRFTISDIVSDQAVPQYLIHDREKWGDCLSGALTVADYFNGLTEAGFVGVHQLTFTPWQVIDGIHFLSLTLTGYKIGPGSRSDVPRYATLRGPFKQVIDENGRTFRRGVSQAIDETTALVLRTAPFESCFLLSEEPLPLVPPDPRLTGIVPEPSPCVWKGHFALLTGPFQEGCDDDHHVYRRGVPLEICSKTLAVLDSPAYRPHFAIINRAGHAVSGTAVSCDPNGACC, from the coding sequence ATGCCGACAGACGAGATCACCCAACAGGTCAGTGCGCGATACGCGCGGGCGGCGGCGGCGGGCGAGCCGATGTGCTGCCCCACCGGGTACGATTTTGCCGATCTGAAGACCTTCATCCCGGAAGAAGTGCTGAACATCTCTTATGGTTGCGGAACTCCCGCCGGCCTCAAGACGGTGGCTCCCGGGGAAACCGTGTTGGACATCGGCTCCGGCGGCGGGATCGATTGTTTCGAAGCCTCTCGGCTGGTCGGCCCTTCCGGGCGTGTGATCGGTCTCGACATGACGGACACCATGCTGGACATCGCCCGGCGCAATGCGCCCATCGTCGCCGCCAATCTGGGCTACCCTGCTCCCAACGTCGAGTTTCGTAAAGGCCTGGCCGACGCGATGCCGGTCGGGGACGACACGATCGATCTGGTCATTTCGAACTGCGTGATCAACCTCACGCCGGATAAGCGAAAGGTGTTCGGGGAAATGTTCCGGGTGGTCAGGCCCGGCGGGCGGTTTACGATTTCCGATATCGTGTCGGATCAAGCCGTGCCGCAATACCTCATCCACGACCGCGAGAAATGGGGGGACTGCCTGTCCGGCGCCCTCACGGTCGCCGATTACTTCAATGGGCTTACCGAAGCGGGTTTCGTGGGCGTGCACCAGCTCACGTTCACACCCTGGCAGGTCATCGACGGCATTCATTTCCTTTCGCTGACCTTAACGGGGTACAAGATTGGTCCGGGTTCACGCTCAGACGTTCCTCGCTACGCTACACTTCGAGGTCCGTTCAAGCAGGTGATCGACGAGAACGGCCGGACGTTCAGGCGCGGAGTTTCGCAGGCCATCGACGAGACGACCGCTTTGGTGCTTCGCACCGCTCCTTTCGAATCGTGCTTTTTGCTCTCAGAGGAGCCGCTCCCTCTTGTCCCGCCGGACCCGAGGCTGACGGGAATCGTGCCTGAGCCGTCACCCTGCGTTTGGAAGGGACACTTCGCCCTGTTGACCGGGCCGTTTCAGGAGGGGTGCGACGATGACCACCATGTGTACCGGCGAGGAGTGCCTTTGGAGATTTGCTCCAAGACGCTCGCGGTATTGGACAGCCCCGCCTATCGACCCCACTTCGCGATCATCAATCGGGCCGGCCATGCCGTGTCGGGTACGGCTGTGTCCTGCGACCCGAACGGCGCCTGCTGTTGA
- the arsS gene encoding arsenosugar biosynthesis radical SAM (seleno)protein ArsS (Some members of this family are selenoproteins.): MAPLASTLAARSSPLASTGRQLQMLAQTTACSAFDKQLEQAGLHPLHATGITVFQINVGKLCNQTCRHCHVDAGPDRTESMSRGTAELCIAALAKTDIPTVDITGGAPELNPNFRWLVEQARALGRHVMDRCNLTVLLLPSQADLGSFLAHHRVEVVASLPYYRAGQTDAQRGEGVFDKSIRGLRLLNELGYGREGSGLVLNLIYNPVGAFLPPKQEAIESQFRKELAQRYGVTFTHLYTIANMPISRFLEFLVESGNYDGYMERLATAFNPAAAAGVMCRYTLSVGWDGTLYDCDFNQMLDLPVDGRVPQHIRDFDPARLDHRQIVTRNHCYGCTAGSGSSCGGAVTG, encoded by the coding sequence ATGGCCCCTCTCGCTTCAACCTTAGCGGCCCGTTCCAGCCCCTTGGCCTCGACAGGCCGGCAGCTCCAGATGCTCGCCCAGACAACCGCCTGCTCGGCCTTTGACAAACAGCTTGAACAAGCGGGCCTCCATCCCTTGCATGCCACCGGCATCACAGTTTTCCAGATCAACGTCGGCAAGCTGTGTAACCAAACCTGCCGCCATTGCCATGTGGATGCCGGTCCGGACCGCACCGAATCGATGTCCCGAGGGACCGCGGAACTCTGTATCGCGGCCTTGGCGAAGACCGACATTCCGACAGTCGATATCACGGGCGGGGCGCCGGAGCTGAATCCGAACTTTCGCTGGCTGGTCGAGCAAGCCCGTGCGCTCGGCCGGCACGTCATGGATCGCTGCAATCTGACGGTCCTGCTGCTCCCCTCGCAAGCGGATCTCGGCTCGTTTCTCGCCCATCACCGCGTGGAGGTGGTCGCCTCGCTTCCCTATTACCGAGCCGGCCAGACGGATGCGCAACGCGGCGAGGGCGTGTTCGACAAATCCATCCGGGGCCTTCGTCTGCTGAATGAGTTGGGATACGGCCGCGAAGGCAGCGGGTTGGTCCTCAACCTCATCTACAATCCCGTCGGGGCCTTCCTGCCTCCGAAGCAAGAGGCAATCGAATCCCAATTTCGCAAGGAGCTGGCGCAACGTTATGGGGTGACGTTCACGCATCTCTACACCATCGCCAACATGCCGATCAGCCGGTTCTTGGAGTTTCTGGTGGAGAGCGGCAACTATGACGGCTACATGGAGCGGCTCGCTACTGCGTTCAACCCGGCGGCTGCGGCCGGGGTCATGTGTCGCTATACCCTCTCGGTCGGCTGGGACGGCACGCTCTACGATTGCGACTTCAACCAGATGCTCGACCTGCCGGTTGACGGCCGTGTCCCGCAACATATTCGCGATTTCGACCCCGCTCGACTTGATCACCGCCAGATCGTCACCCGCAACCATTGTTACGGCTGCACGGCCGGCTCCGGCTCCTCCTGTGGCGGCGCCGTGACCGGCTAA
- a CDS encoding inorganic phosphate transporter has product MDIPALTLFLILALAFANGANDVSKSIATLVGGGITDYRTAILWGSLWTTVGAGASAFLTGAMIHTFSHGLIHPGVIVPPTMALAVLLGSMAWVLFASRTGLPVSTTHALTGSIVGTGLTAFGGEGLVWSAIGQKIVLPLLLSPLLAFTASFVLHSLVRLLAARWEGACLCVMPASRALVAIDAHGGTRTLFQSSRFGQPVMAVPAQCDQAGLQGLVVGLDTIHWISSGLTSFARGTNDAPKIVAMLLLGSAVTSWSSIAMQVLAYAGVAAAMGWGSYLGGARVTELLAEKVTRMNHTEGLSANLTTSSLVLLSGTLGLPVSTTHVSSSAIIGIGLLKGLACVRWTTVRDMLLAWIVTLPVSALLSMLAFLLLHRMSGA; this is encoded by the coding sequence ATGGACATCCCAGCGCTCACCCTGTTCCTCATCTTGGCCCTGGCCTTTGCCAACGGAGCCAACGACGTGTCGAAATCCATCGCCACGTTGGTCGGCGGGGGTATCACCGACTATCGGACGGCCATCCTCTGGGGAAGCCTCTGGACTACCGTCGGCGCCGGGGCCTCCGCCTTCCTCACCGGCGCCATGATCCACACGTTCAGTCACGGCCTCATTCACCCGGGCGTGATCGTGCCGCCGACCATGGCGCTGGCCGTCCTGCTCGGCTCAATGGCCTGGGTCCTGTTCGCCTCGCGGACTGGCCTTCCGGTTTCCACCACCCATGCCTTAACCGGCTCGATCGTCGGAACCGGGCTCACAGCCTTCGGCGGCGAGGGATTGGTCTGGTCCGCAATCGGGCAAAAGATCGTCCTTCCGTTGCTGCTCAGTCCGTTACTTGCCTTCACAGCCTCTTTTGTCCTCCACTCTCTGGTGCGCCTGCTCGCCGCACGTTGGGAAGGCGCCTGCCTGTGCGTGATGCCCGCCTCCCGTGCCCTGGTTGCCATCGATGCACATGGCGGAACCCGCACGCTGTTTCAATCGTCTCGATTCGGACAGCCGGTGATGGCCGTGCCGGCTCAGTGCGACCAGGCCGGCTTACAGGGGTTGGTGGTCGGCCTCGACACCATCCATTGGATCTCCAGCGGCCTCACATCGTTTGCTCGAGGCACCAACGATGCGCCGAAGATCGTGGCGATGCTGCTCTTAGGCAGCGCCGTGACGTCTTGGTCAAGTATAGCGATGCAAGTCCTGGCCTATGCCGGCGTCGCCGCTGCAATGGGATGGGGCAGCTACCTCGGCGGGGCTCGGGTGACGGAACTGCTCGCCGAAAAGGTCACAAGGATGAACCATACGGAAGGGCTGTCCGCCAATCTCACGACCTCGTCGCTCGTCCTCCTCTCCGGGACGCTGGGACTACCGGTTTCGACGACCCACGTCAGCAGCTCAGCCATCATCGGTATCGGCCTCCTCAAGGGTTTGGCCTGCGTCCGGTGGACAACCGTCCGCGACATGCTGCTTGCCTGGATCGTGACCCTGCCGGTCTCCGCCCTCCTCTCCATGCTCGCCTTCCTTTTGCTCCACCGGATGTCAGGGGCCTGA
- the hflK gene encoding FtsH protease activity modulator HflK, with protein sequence MDEALRKASAQLREMMPRRGARSIVLVILAIVLAFQSAFIVAPDEEGVVKRFGDVVRTVGPGPHLKLPFIESVLHPKVAKLHRLEVGFRKDARGQSVMIPREALMLTGDENIIAVEFIVQYKIKNARHYLFEVDDVEDTVAEAAEASMREVIGKTKIDDALTTGKAQIQQGTQDLLQSILDRYNAGVHIAAVQLQDVDPPEAVVAAFKDVASAKEDRERLINQAQGYRNDIIPRAKGQAAQVVNEAKGQAQARVARAEGEAARFVKTLKEYQQAKDVIAKRIYIETMEQVLSGVEKIILDSKTGDRVLPYLPLDRLQKRPRQTGSESGAERGGP encoded by the coding sequence GTGGATGAAGCGCTTCGCAAGGCTTCGGCCCAACTCCGGGAGATGATGCCTCGACGGGGGGCGCGCTCGATAGTCCTCGTCATTCTCGCCATTGTTCTCGCGTTCCAAAGCGCTTTTATCGTCGCTCCGGACGAAGAGGGCGTCGTTAAACGGTTCGGCGACGTCGTCCGCACGGTCGGGCCTGGTCCTCACCTCAAGCTGCCGTTCATCGAATCGGTGCTGCACCCCAAGGTGGCCAAGTTGCACCGGCTGGAGGTCGGGTTCCGAAAGGACGCCCGCGGGCAGTCTGTGATGATTCCCCGCGAAGCCCTCATGCTGACCGGCGACGAAAACATCATCGCTGTGGAATTCATCGTCCAGTACAAGATCAAGAACGCGCGGCACTATCTATTCGAGGTGGATGATGTGGAGGATACCGTCGCCGAAGCGGCGGAGGCCTCCATGCGCGAGGTGATCGGCAAAACGAAGATCGACGACGCCTTAACGACCGGCAAGGCTCAGATCCAGCAAGGCACGCAGGACCTGCTACAGAGCATTCTCGACCGCTACAACGCCGGCGTCCATATTGCAGCCGTGCAGCTCCAAGACGTCGATCCTCCCGAAGCCGTCGTCGCCGCGTTCAAGGATGTCGCCAGCGCCAAGGAAGACCGGGAGCGTCTGATCAACCAGGCGCAAGGTTATCGCAACGACATCATCCCGCGGGCGAAAGGACAAGCGGCCCAAGTGGTCAATGAGGCCAAGGGGCAAGCTCAGGCGCGGGTCGCCAGAGCCGAGGGGGAGGCGGCTCGTTTCGTCAAGACGTTGAAAGAATACCAACAGGCCAAGGACGTCATTGCGAAACGCATTTACATCGAGACGATGGAACAGGTGCTGTCCGGCGTGGAGAAGATAATCCTGGATAGTAAGACTGGCGACCGCGTGCTGCCCTATTTACCGCTCGATCGGCTCCAGAAGAGACCCCGTCAGACCGGTTCGGAAAGCGGCGCCGAACGAGGAGGCCCCTGA
- the hflC gene encoding protease modulator HflC translates to MKNLIVGILAVLVLLFVFGASPLYVVDVTQSAIVVELGKPVRTVTVPGLYVKTPFIQDVTYFDKRLLDYDSAPQDVITQDKKTLVIDNFAKWRITDPLKVYQAFQSQAGALRRLDDIIYSELRVEVGRHDLSEIVSQTRSDIMHIVTERANEKASAYGIAIDDVRIKRADLPEQNEKNVFARMQAERERQAKQYRAEGDEEAQKIRSEAERDREIILAEAYKAAEQLRGGGDAEAFRIYANAYRQDPKFFELTRYMEAYKKSLAKDTSVILSLDSEFLRLFKQP, encoded by the coding sequence ATGAAGAACCTGATCGTGGGCATCCTGGCGGTACTGGTTCTGTTGTTTGTATTCGGCGCCTCCCCGCTGTACGTGGTGGACGTGACACAAAGCGCGATCGTCGTCGAGTTGGGCAAGCCCGTCCGAACCGTCACCGTGCCTGGCCTCTACGTCAAGACTCCGTTCATCCAGGACGTCACGTACTTCGACAAACGCCTGCTCGATTACGACTCGGCCCCACAGGACGTGATTACCCAGGACAAGAAGACTCTGGTAATCGACAACTTCGCCAAGTGGCGGATTACCGACCCCCTCAAGGTGTATCAGGCCTTTCAGTCCCAGGCTGGCGCGCTCCGGCGTCTGGACGACATCATTTACTCGGAACTGCGGGTGGAAGTGGGCCGCCACGATCTTTCGGAGATTGTTTCCCAGACACGGTCCGACATCATGCACATCGTCACCGAGCGCGCCAATGAAAAGGCATCGGCCTACGGCATCGCGATCGACGACGTGCGGATCAAGCGCGCGGACCTGCCGGAACAGAACGAGAAAAACGTGTTTGCACGCATGCAGGCGGAACGCGAACGGCAGGCCAAACAGTACCGTGCGGAAGGAGACGAGGAAGCCCAAAAAATACGCTCCGAAGCCGAGCGTGACCGAGAAATCATCCTGGCAGAGGCCTACAAGGCTGCCGAACAACTACGCGGAGGTGGAGATGCGGAGGCCTTCCGCATCTATGCCAATGCGTACCGGCAGGACCCGAAATTTTTTGAGCTGACCCGTTATATGGAGGCGTACAAGAAGAGTCTGGCCAAGGATACGTCGGTCATCCTCAGTCTGGACTCCGAATTTCTCCGGCTTTTCAAACAGCCCTAA